From the Leucobacter tenebrionis genome, one window contains:
- the dcd gene encoding dCTP deaminase, translating to MLLSDHDINAELESGRIGLTPTDSEMVQPSSVDVRLDRYFRLFDNHKYAVIDPAEEQPELTRLIEVDPAEGFILHPGEFVLGSTFERVSLPDDIAARLEGKSSLGRLGLLTHSTAGFIDPGFEGHVTLELSNVATLPIRLWPGMKIGQLCFFKLSSPADRPYGAGATFSRYLGQRGPTASRSHLNFHRADVTLTEEGAPGE from the coding sequence GTGCTGCTCTCCGATCACGACATCAACGCCGAACTCGAGTCCGGGCGCATCGGTCTGACGCCGACCGATTCCGAGATGGTGCAGCCGTCGAGCGTCGATGTACGCCTCGACCGCTACTTCCGACTCTTCGACAATCACAAGTACGCGGTCATCGACCCGGCGGAAGAGCAGCCGGAGCTGACCCGCCTCATCGAGGTCGATCCCGCCGAGGGGTTCATCCTGCACCCGGGCGAGTTCGTGCTCGGCTCGACCTTCGAACGGGTGAGCCTGCCCGACGACATCGCCGCGCGTCTCGAGGGCAAGAGCTCGCTCGGCCGCCTCGGGCTGCTCACCCACTCGACCGCGGGCTTCATCGACCCGGGCTTCGAGGGACACGTCACGCTCGAGCTGTCCAACGTGGCCACGCTGCCGATCCGTCTGTGGCCCGGCATGAAGATCGGGCAGCTCTGCTTCTTCAAGCTCTCGTCGCCCGCCGACCGCCCCTACGGCGCCGGCGCCACCTTCTCGCGCTACCTCGGACAGCGCGGCCCCACTGCCTCGCGCTCGCACCTCAACTTCCATCGCG